The DNA sequence TCCAGGAGTCAACTCGATGTTGTGAATCACGGTACCTAATGGAATATTTGCCATCAATACGTGGTTACCAACTTCAGGAGCTGCATCAGCACTCGATACAATCTGAGTACCTACCTGTAATCCTTCAGGAGCAAGGATGTAAGCCTTCTCACCGTCTGCATAAAAAAGCAAAGCAATGTAAGCTGTACGATTTGGATCATATTCGATCGCTTTAACGGTAGCTGGAACGCCAAATTTCTGACGTTTGAAATCAACAGAACGTAATTTACGTTTGTGACCACCACCTAAATAACGCATCGTCATACGACCACTGTTGTTACGACCACCAGACTTACGTGAACCTACAGTAAGAGATTTTTCTGGGGTTGATTTAGTGATTTCTTCGAATGCAGGCGCTACTCTGAATCTTAGTCCA is a window from the Persicobacter psychrovividus genome containing:
- the rplB gene encoding 50S ribosomal protein L2; translated protein: MAVKKMRPVTPGLRFRVAPAFEEITKSTPEKSLTVGSRKSGGRNNSGRMTMRYLGGGHKRKLRSVDFKRQKFGVPATVKAIEYDPNRTAYIALLFYADGEKAYILAPEGLQVGTQIVSSADAAPEVGNHVLMANIPLGTVIHNIELTPGKGGLLVRSAGASAQLVAKEGKYVTIKLPSGEMRMVLASCYATIGVVSNGDHMNVRLGKAGRNRWMGRRPRVRGTAMNPVDHPMGGGEGRSSGGHPRSRNGIYAKGGKSRKANKYSDKLIISRRKK